A genomic segment from Triplophysa dalaica isolate WHDGS20190420 chromosome 22, ASM1584641v1, whole genome shotgun sequence encodes:
- the map3k7cl gene encoding MAP3K7 C-terminal-like protein, translating into MITSTRRVSADNPEVQISFSLKETPELKDAEDPLPSFPDLEQRLQPVLPCQSLKESVDVYKDHCKMANEFNQVKHEIAWVEDRKKELIAELLEDEKVSMEFARLEEEYRILTEENRNLITAHSERAKQLETLRVLS; encoded by the exons ATGATCACCTCAACAAGACGAGTCTCTGCAGATAATCCTGAAGTACAAATCTCATTCAGCCTCAAAGAAACCCCAG AGTTGAAAGATGCAGAAGATCCCCTTCCATCTTTCCCTGACCTTGAGCAACGTCTGCAG CCAGTCCTGCCATGTCAGTCACTTAAGGAGTCTGTAGATGTATATAAAGACCACTGCAAGATGGCCAATGAGTTTAACCAGGTCAAACATGAGATCGCCTGGGTGGAAGATAGAAA GAAAGAACTCATCGCAGAGTTGTTAGAAGATGAAAAGGTGTCGATGGAGTTTGCACGACTGGAGGAGGAATACAGGATACTTACGGAAGAGAATCGGAATCTGATCACGGCTCACAGCGAGCGCGCCAAACAGCTCGAGACTCTTCGAGTCCTCAGTTAG
- the cct8 gene encoding T-complex protein 1 subunit theta isoform X1, translated as MALHVPKAPGFAQMLKDGAKHYSGLEEAVYRNIQACKELAQTTRTAYGPNGMNKMVINHLEKLFVTNDAATILRELEVQHPAARMIVMASHMQEQEVGDGTNFVLVFAGALLELAEELLRMGLSVSEVIEGYEMACKKTLEILPDCVCSSVKNLHDLDEAKAMILSAVMSKQYGNEDFLADLIAQACVSIFPESGSFNVDNVRVCKILGCGLNSSTMLHGMVFKKELEGDVTSVKDAKIAVFSCPFDCMATETKGTVLIKNAEELMNFSKGEEDQMEAQVKSIADSGATVVVTGGKVADMAIHYANKYKLMVVRLNSKWDLRRLCKTVGATALPRLTSPTPEEMGRCDSVYLSEVGDTQVVVFKHDKEDGAIATLVIRGSTDNLMDDIERAIDDGVNTFKVLVRDKRLLPGAGATEIELAKHITSYGESRPGLEQYAIKKYAEAFEVLPRALAENSGVKGNELISKLYAAHHEGNKNAGFDIEGEGPAVKDMVEAGIFDPYLVKSWAIKLATNAAITVLRVDQIIMAKPAGGPKTPKQQGHWDKDDYAEEPDKFDTHH; from the exons ATGGCTCTTCACGTCCCCAAAGCACCGGGCTTTGCTCAGATGTTAAAGGATGGTGCGAAG CACTATTCTGGTCTTGAAGAGGCAGTTTACAGAAATATCCAGGCTTGCAAAGAACTAGCACAGACCACAAGAACTGCATATGGGCCCAATG GTATGAACAAAATGGTCATCAACCATCTGGAGAAACTCTTCGTCACAAACGACGCTGCCACCATTCTCAGGGAGCTGGAG GTTCAGCACCCAGCAGCTAGAATGATTGTGATGGCATCACACATGCAAGAGCAGGAGGTTGGTGATGGGACAAACTTTGTGCTGGTGTTTGCTGGTGCTCTCTTGGAGCTTGCAGAAGAACTGCTGAGGATGGGCCTGTCTGTGTCAGAG GTTATTGAGGGATATGAGATGGCATGTAAGAAAACTCTTGAGATTCTGCCTGATTGCGTCTGCTCCTCGGTTAAAAACCTGCACGATCTGGACGAGGCTAAGGCGATGATCCTCTCAGCTGTCATGAGCAAACAGTACGGCAATGAGGATTTCCTGGCCGACCTTATTGCACAAGCTTGCG tcTCCATCTTCCCTGAGTCCGGCAGTTTCAACGTTGATAATGTCAGAGTGTGCAAGATTTTG GGTTGTGGTCTGAACTCTTCTACAATGCTTCATGGGATGGTATTTAAGAAGGAGTTGGAGGGAGACGTCACATCAGTCAAAGATGCAAAGATTGCTGTGTTCTCCTGTCCGTTTGACTGCATGGCGACTGAAACAAAG GGTACAGTACTTATTAAGAATGCAGAGGAGCTGATGAATTTCAGTAAAGGAGAGGAGGACCAGATGGAGGCCCAGGTCAAGTCTATCGCTGATTCTGGGGCCACCGTGGTTGTTACTGGGGGCAAAGTTGCTGACATGGCCATTCATTACGCCAACAAGTACAAGCTTATGGTAGTCCG gCTAAATTCAAAATGGGACCTTAGACGACTATGCAAAACTGTAGGAGCCACTGCATTGCCCAGACTA ACTTCCCCGACCCCAGAGGAGATGGGCCGCTGTGATAGTGTTTACCTGTCAGAGGTTGGAGACACTCAAGTTGTGGTCTTTAAACATG ATAAAGAGGATGGTGCCATCGCTACTTTGGTGATTCGTGGCTCCACAGACAATCTGATGGATGATATTGAGCGTGCCATTGACGATGGAGTCAACACCTTTAAAGTCCTTGTGAGG GACAAGCGTCTTTTGCCAGGTGCAGGTGCCACAGAAATCGAACTGGCTAAACACATAACCTCCTATGGAGAG TCACGCCCAGGCTTGGAGCAGTACGCCATCAAGAAGTATGCAGAGGCGTTTGAAGTGCTTCCCCGTGCTTTGGCAGAGAATTCTGGTGTGAAGGGAAACGAGCTGATCTCCAAACTGTACGCTGCTCACCACGAGGGTAACAAGAACGCAGGCTTTGACATTGAG GGAGAGGGACCTGCTGTGAAGGACATGGTGGAGGCTGGTATCTTCGATCCTTATCTGGTCAAAAGCTGGGCCATCAAATTGGCCACAAACGCTGCCATTACAGTCCTCCGTGTGGATCAG ATCATAATGGCAAAGCCAGCAGGGGGACCCAAAACCCCCAAACAGCAAGGACACTGGGACAAGGATGATTATGCAGAGGAGCCAGACAAATTTGATACGCAtcattga
- the cct8 gene encoding T-complex protein 1 subunit theta isoform X2 codes for MALHVPKAPGFAQMLKDGAKHYSGLEEAVYRNIQACKELAQTTRTAYGPNGMNKMVINHLEKLFVTNDAATILRELEVQHPAARMIVMASHMQEQEVGDGTNFVLVFAGALLELAEELLRMGLSVSEVIEGYEMACKKTLEILPDCVCSSVKNLHDLDEAKAMILSAVMSKQYGNEDFLADLIAQACVSIFPESGSFNVDNVRVCKILGCGLNSSTMLHGMVFKKELEGDVTSVKDAKIAVFSCPFDCMATETKGTVLIKNAEELMNFSKGEEDQMEAQVKSIADSGATVVVTGGKVADMAIHYANKYKLMVVRLNSKWDLRRLCKTVGATALPRLTSPTPEEMGRCDSVYLSEVGDTQVVVFKHDKEDGAIATLVIRGSTDNLMDDIERAIDDGVNTFKVLVRDKRLLPGAGATEIELAKHITSYGESRPGLEQYAIKKYAEAFEVLPRALAENSGVKGNELISKLYAAHHEGNKNAGFDIEGEGPAVKDMVEAGIFDPYLVKSWAIKLATNAAITVLRVDQIIMAKPAGGPKAPQGKKDWDEDE; via the exons ATGGCTCTTCACGTCCCCAAAGCACCGGGCTTTGCTCAGATGTTAAAGGATGGTGCGAAG CACTATTCTGGTCTTGAAGAGGCAGTTTACAGAAATATCCAGGCTTGCAAAGAACTAGCACAGACCACAAGAACTGCATATGGGCCCAATG GTATGAACAAAATGGTCATCAACCATCTGGAGAAACTCTTCGTCACAAACGACGCTGCCACCATTCTCAGGGAGCTGGAG GTTCAGCACCCAGCAGCTAGAATGATTGTGATGGCATCACACATGCAAGAGCAGGAGGTTGGTGATGGGACAAACTTTGTGCTGGTGTTTGCTGGTGCTCTCTTGGAGCTTGCAGAAGAACTGCTGAGGATGGGCCTGTCTGTGTCAGAG GTTATTGAGGGATATGAGATGGCATGTAAGAAAACTCTTGAGATTCTGCCTGATTGCGTCTGCTCCTCGGTTAAAAACCTGCACGATCTGGACGAGGCTAAGGCGATGATCCTCTCAGCTGTCATGAGCAAACAGTACGGCAATGAGGATTTCCTGGCCGACCTTATTGCACAAGCTTGCG tcTCCATCTTCCCTGAGTCCGGCAGTTTCAACGTTGATAATGTCAGAGTGTGCAAGATTTTG GGTTGTGGTCTGAACTCTTCTACAATGCTTCATGGGATGGTATTTAAGAAGGAGTTGGAGGGAGACGTCACATCAGTCAAAGATGCAAAGATTGCTGTGTTCTCCTGTCCGTTTGACTGCATGGCGACTGAAACAAAG GGTACAGTACTTATTAAGAATGCAGAGGAGCTGATGAATTTCAGTAAAGGAGAGGAGGACCAGATGGAGGCCCAGGTCAAGTCTATCGCTGATTCTGGGGCCACCGTGGTTGTTACTGGGGGCAAAGTTGCTGACATGGCCATTCATTACGCCAACAAGTACAAGCTTATGGTAGTCCG gCTAAATTCAAAATGGGACCTTAGACGACTATGCAAAACTGTAGGAGCCACTGCATTGCCCAGACTA ACTTCCCCGACCCCAGAGGAGATGGGCCGCTGTGATAGTGTTTACCTGTCAGAGGTTGGAGACACTCAAGTTGTGGTCTTTAAACATG ATAAAGAGGATGGTGCCATCGCTACTTTGGTGATTCGTGGCTCCACAGACAATCTGATGGATGATATTGAGCGTGCCATTGACGATGGAGTCAACACCTTTAAAGTCCTTGTGAGG GACAAGCGTCTTTTGCCAGGTGCAGGTGCCACAGAAATCGAACTGGCTAAACACATAACCTCCTATGGAGAG TCACGCCCAGGCTTGGAGCAGTACGCCATCAAGAAGTATGCAGAGGCGTTTGAAGTGCTTCCCCGTGCTTTGGCAGAGAATTCTGGTGTGAAGGGAAACGAGCTGATCTCCAAACTGTACGCTGCTCACCACGAGGGTAACAAGAACGCAGGCTTTGACATTGAG GGAGAGGGACCTGCTGTGAAGGACATGGTGGAGGCTGGTATCTTCGATCCTTATCTGGTCAAAAGCTGGGCCATCAAATTGGCCACAAACGCTGCCATTACAGTCCTCCGTGTGGATCAG ATCATCATGGCCAAGCCAGCTGGAGGACCCAAAGCTCCACAAGGAAAGAAGGACTGGGATGAAGATGAATGA